A single region of the Anaerostipes rhamnosivorans genome encodes:
- a CDS encoding DUF58 domain-containing protein: MIIGIIFLSMIYVILYQDIIGGCLLASLFVLVFISWWIVRRKASKLRVEVSLEPKAASRNDEILLKGVFTGIRCLDAVECEVTYQVRYWLMGRKKVIKEKFEYAGRGGEGFQIPLKFEHCDEVHITVAKIRIRDITGLFWAEKFVKSKAGVLIMPDAYPLGLMFDRVVEAKTKNQYEYDGLKEYHPGDKSSRIHWKLLAGKNLMMVKDLEDEKEEKLLIRLSLPDQEEAYDDFFTVFFSISKFFLEQEMPQTVCWGTREFYLERYQQYEELFGLMFASDFNEDSGDVESEGIHIFMKSSDTDFIYVETGSETNAVDRSVLEQGIYDLELFL; this comes from the coding sequence ATGATAATCGGAATCATCTTCCTGAGCATGATTTATGTTATTCTATATCAAGATATCATTGGAGGATGCCTGCTGGCATCCTTATTTGTTTTGGTTTTTATTTCCTGGTGGATCGTCCGCAGGAAGGCATCAAAACTCAGGGTAGAAGTTTCTCTGGAGCCGAAAGCGGCATCGAGGAATGACGAGATTCTTTTAAAAGGCGTCTTTACTGGAATCCGGTGTCTGGACGCAGTGGAATGCGAAGTGACCTACCAGGTGCGCTACTGGCTCATGGGACGGAAAAAAGTCATAAAAGAGAAGTTTGAGTATGCCGGAAGAGGAGGGGAAGGATTTCAGATTCCTCTGAAGTTTGAGCACTGTGACGAGGTACATATCACAGTAGCCAAGATCCGTATCAGGGATATAACAGGACTGTTCTGGGCAGAAAAGTTTGTAAAGTCCAAGGCCGGAGTACTCATCATGCCGGATGCATATCCGCTGGGACTGATGTTTGACCGGGTGGTGGAGGCAAAAACAAAGAACCAATATGAGTATGACGGGCTGAAGGAATATCATCCGGGAGATAAGAGCTCCAGAATCCACTGGAAACTGCTGGCTGGGAAAAATCTGATGATGGTAAAAGATTTGGAGGACGAAAAGGAAGAAAAACTGTTGATCCGGCTTTCCCTGCCGGACCAGGAGGAGGCATATGACGACTTTTTTACTGTATTTTTTTCCATATCCAAGTTTTTTTTGGAGCAGGAAATGCCCCAGACGGTCTGCTGGGGAACTAGGGAATTTTATTTGGAGCGTTATCAGCAGTATGAGGAATTGTTTGGATTGATGTTTGCCTCAGATTTTAATGAAGATTCCGGAGATGTTGAATCTGAGGGGATTCATATCTTTATGAAAAGCTCAGACACTGATTTCATTTATGTAGAAACGGGGTCAGAGACAAATGCAGTTGACCGGAGCGTACTGGAACAGGGAATTTATGATCTGGAATTATTTCTTTAG
- a CDS encoding AAA family ATPase, whose amino-acid sequence MSNLAGRAIEEIGKVIIGKDHITRQVMTAILANGHILIEDIPGVGKTTLAIAFSKVLGLDYQRIQFTPDVMPADIAGFSVYKQGSETFEYQRGAAITNLLLADEINRTSPKTQSALLEAMEEGKITVDGVTRELPDPYVVIATQNPLGAVGTHSLPEAQLDRFMIRISMGYPDRESEIAMLKQERVNVAIDSLEEIIKITDLVLMKQQAERVYVHEDLYRYIVDIVCATRNHPDLSMGISPRGTISLLQMAKANAYLDERDYMVPGDVKDVFYATSAHRVVKSKEARIKRKTVRDILESIAEGIPVPESR is encoded by the coding sequence AGCTAATGGACATATTCTGATCGAGGATATACCGGGGGTGGGAAAGACTACCCTTGCCATTGCATTTTCCAAGGTGCTGGGGCTTGATTATCAAAGGATCCAGTTCACGCCGGATGTGATGCCAGCGGATATCGCCGGTTTTTCTGTCTATAAGCAGGGCAGCGAGACCTTTGAATATCAGAGAGGGGCTGCGATCACCAACCTTCTCCTGGCGGATGAGATCAACCGTACTTCACCGAAGACTCAGTCCGCCCTTCTTGAGGCCATGGAAGAAGGTAAGATCACAGTGGACGGAGTGACAAGAGAACTTCCGGACCCGTATGTGGTCATTGCCACACAGAACCCTCTGGGAGCGGTGGGAACCCATTCCCTTCCGGAAGCTCAGCTGGACCGTTTTATGATTCGTATTTCCATGGGCTACCCTGACAGGGAGAGTGAAATTGCCATGTTGAAACAGGAAAGAGTCAATGTGGCCATCGATTCACTGGAGGAGATTATTAAGATCACGGATTTGGTTTTGATGAAACAGCAGGCAGAGAGGGTATATGTCCACGAGGATCTATATCGGTATATCGTCGACATTGTATGCGCCACAAGGAATCATCCTGATCTGAGCATGGGGATCAGCCCGAGAGGAACCATTTCTTTACTGCAGATGGCAAAAGCGAATGCTTATCTTGATGAGCGGGACTATATGGTGCCTGGCGACGTCAAAGATGTTTTTTATGCCACATCGGCACACAGAGTTGTAAAGAGCAAAGAGGCAAGAATCAAGCGTAAGACGGTAAGGGACATCCTGGAATCCATCGCCGAGGGTATCCCGGTCCCAGAGAGTAGATAA